Proteins encoded together in one Lathamus discolor isolate bLatDis1 chromosome 3, bLatDis1.hap1, whole genome shotgun sequence window:
- the CTBP2 gene encoding C-terminal-binding protein 2 isoform X3 produces the protein MWRQHFPGIRPQIMNGPMHPRPLVALLDGRDCTVEMPILKDLATVAFCDAQSTQEIHEKVLNEAVGAMMYHTITLTREDLEKFKALRVIVRIGSGYDNIDIKAAGELGIAVCNIPSAAVEETADSTICHVLNLYRRNTWLYQALREGTRVQSVEQIREVASGAARIRGETLGLIGFGRTAQAVAVRAKAFGFNVIFYDPYLQDGIERSLGVQRVYTLQDLLYQSDCVSLHCNLNEHNHHLINDFTIKQMRQGAFLVNTARGGLVDEKALTQALKEGRIRGAALDVHESEPFSFAQGPLKDAPNLICTPHTAWYSEQASLEMREAAATEIRRAITGRIPESLRNCVNKEFFVTTAPWSVIDQQAIHPELNGATYRYPPGMVSVAPGGIPAAMEGIIPGGIPVTHNLPTVAHPSQAPSPNQPTKHGDNREHPNEQ, from the exons ATGTGGAGGCAACATTTTCCAG GTATTCGCCCCCAAATCATGAACGGCCCCATGCACCCGCGGCCGCTGGTGGCACTGCTGGACGGCAGGGACTGCACGGTGGAGATGCCCATTCTGAAGGACCTGGCCACGGTTGCTTTCTGTGACGCACAATCAACTCAGGAGATTCATGAGAAG GTATTAAACGAAGCCGTTGGGGCCATGATGTACCACACCATCACGCTGACTCGGGAAGACCTAGAGAAGTTCAAGGCCTTACGGGTCATCGTTCGAATAGGCAGCGGCTACGACAACATTGACATCAAAGCTGCGGGGGAGCTTG GGATCGCCGTCTGCAACATCCCGTCGGCAGCGGTGGAGGAGACGGCCGACTCCACCATCTGCCACGTCCTCAACCTGTACCGCCGCAACACGTGGCTCTACCAGGCGCTGCGGGAAGGCACGAGGGTGCAGAGTGTGGAGCAGATCCGGGAAGTGGCCTCCGGAGCtgcccgcatccggggggagacGCTCGGCCTCATCGGCTTCG GTCGCACTGCGCAGGCGGTCGCGGTCCGAGCCAAGGCGTTCGGCTTCAACGTGATCTTTTACGACCCGTACCTGCAGGATGGGATTGAGAGGTCCCTGGGGGTCCAGCGGGTCTACACGCTGCAGGACCTGCTCTACCAGAGCGACTGCGTCTCGTTGCACTGTAACCTTAATGAACACAACCACCACCTTATCAACGACTTCACGATCAAGCAG ATGAGGCAGGGAGCGTTCCTGGTGAACACAGCACGCGGGGGGCTGGTGGACGAGAAGGCCTTAACCCAAGCCCTGAAGGAGGGACGGATACGAGGGGCTGCGCTCGACGTGCACGAGTCTGAACCATTCAG ttTTGCTCAAGGCCCATTGAAAGATGCTCCTAACTTAATCTGTACCCCGCACACGGCCTGGTACAGCGAGCAGGCGTCCCTGGAGATGAGAGAAGCTGCTGCTACTGAAATCCGGCGTGCCATCACAG GGCGCATCCCAGAAAGCCTAAGGAACTGCGTCAATAAGGAATTCTTTGTCACAACGGCTCCGTGGTCAGTAATAGATCAGCAAGCGATCCATCCGGAGCTCAATGGTGCCACGTACAG GTATCCCCCTGGGATGGTCAGTGTGGCACCGGGAGGAATACCGGCAGCTATGGAGGGCATCATTCCCGGCGGCATCCCTGTCACTCACAACCTCCCCACAGTGGCACATCCTTCCCAAGCGCCATCTCCGAACCAGCCCACGAAACACGGGGACAACAGGGAACATCCCAACGAGCAATAG
- the CTBP2 gene encoding C-terminal-binding protein 2 isoform X4, producing the protein MNGPMHPRPLVALLDGRDCTVEMPILKDLATVAFCDAQSTQEIHEKVLNEAVGAMMYHTITLTREDLEKFKALRVIVRIGSGYDNIDIKAAGELGIAVCNIPSAAVEETADSTICHVLNLYRRNTWLYQALREGTRVQSVEQIREVASGAARIRGETLGLIGFGRTAQAVAVRAKAFGFNVIFYDPYLQDGIERSLGVQRVYTLQDLLYQSDCVSLHCNLNEHNHHLINDFTIKQMRQGAFLVNTARGGLVDEKALTQALKEGRIRGAALDVHESEPFSFAQGPLKDAPNLICTPHTAWYSEQASLEMREAAATEIRRAITGRIPESLRNCVNKEFFVTTAPWSVIDQQAIHPELNGATYRYPPGMVSVAPGGIPAAMEGIIPGGIPVTHNLPTVAHPSQAPSPNQPTKHGDNREHPNEQ; encoded by the exons ATGAACGGCCCCATGCACCCGCGGCCGCTGGTGGCACTGCTGGACGGCAGGGACTGCACGGTGGAGATGCCCATTCTGAAGGACCTGGCCACGGTTGCTTTCTGTGACGCACAATCAACTCAGGAGATTCATGAGAAG GTATTAAACGAAGCCGTTGGGGCCATGATGTACCACACCATCACGCTGACTCGGGAAGACCTAGAGAAGTTCAAGGCCTTACGGGTCATCGTTCGAATAGGCAGCGGCTACGACAACATTGACATCAAAGCTGCGGGGGAGCTTG GGATCGCCGTCTGCAACATCCCGTCGGCAGCGGTGGAGGAGACGGCCGACTCCACCATCTGCCACGTCCTCAACCTGTACCGCCGCAACACGTGGCTCTACCAGGCGCTGCGGGAAGGCACGAGGGTGCAGAGTGTGGAGCAGATCCGGGAAGTGGCCTCCGGAGCtgcccgcatccggggggagacGCTCGGCCTCATCGGCTTCG GTCGCACTGCGCAGGCGGTCGCGGTCCGAGCCAAGGCGTTCGGCTTCAACGTGATCTTTTACGACCCGTACCTGCAGGATGGGATTGAGAGGTCCCTGGGGGTCCAGCGGGTCTACACGCTGCAGGACCTGCTCTACCAGAGCGACTGCGTCTCGTTGCACTGTAACCTTAATGAACACAACCACCACCTTATCAACGACTTCACGATCAAGCAG ATGAGGCAGGGAGCGTTCCTGGTGAACACAGCACGCGGGGGGCTGGTGGACGAGAAGGCCTTAACCCAAGCCCTGAAGGAGGGACGGATACGAGGGGCTGCGCTCGACGTGCACGAGTCTGAACCATTCAG ttTTGCTCAAGGCCCATTGAAAGATGCTCCTAACTTAATCTGTACCCCGCACACGGCCTGGTACAGCGAGCAGGCGTCCCTGGAGATGAGAGAAGCTGCTGCTACTGAAATCCGGCGTGCCATCACAG GGCGCATCCCAGAAAGCCTAAGGAACTGCGTCAATAAGGAATTCTTTGTCACAACGGCTCCGTGGTCAGTAATAGATCAGCAAGCGATCCATCCGGAGCTCAATGGTGCCACGTACAG GTATCCCCCTGGGATGGTCAGTGTGGCACCGGGAGGAATACCGGCAGCTATGGAGGGCATCATTCCCGGCGGCATCCCTGTCACTCACAACCTCCCCACAGTGGCACATCCTTCCCAAGCGCCATCTCCGAACCAGCCCACGAAACACGGGGACAACAGGGAACATCCCAACGAGCAATAG
- the CTBP2 gene encoding C-terminal-binding protein 2 isoform X2 → MALVDKHKVKRQRLDRICEGIRPQIMNGPMHPRPLVALLDGRDCTVEMPILKDLATVAFCDAQSTQEIHEKVLNEAVGAMMYHTITLTREDLEKFKALRVIVRIGSGYDNIDIKAAGELGIAVCNIPSAAVEETADSTICHVLNLYRRNTWLYQALREGTRVQSVEQIREVASGAARIRGETLGLIGFGRTAQAVAVRAKAFGFNVIFYDPYLQDGIERSLGVQRVYTLQDLLYQSDCVSLHCNLNEHNHHLINDFTIKQMRQGAFLVNTARGGLVDEKALTQALKEGRIRGAALDVHESEPFSFAQGPLKDAPNLICTPHTAWYSEQASLEMREAAATEIRRAITGRIPESLRNCVNKEFFVTTAPWSVIDQQAIHPELNGATYRYPPGMVSVAPGGIPAAMEGIIPGGIPVTHNLPTVAHPSQAPSPNQPTKHGDNREHPNEQ, encoded by the exons GTATTCGCCCCCAAATCATGAACGGCCCCATGCACCCGCGGCCGCTGGTGGCACTGCTGGACGGCAGGGACTGCACGGTGGAGATGCCCATTCTGAAGGACCTGGCCACGGTTGCTTTCTGTGACGCACAATCAACTCAGGAGATTCATGAGAAG GTATTAAACGAAGCCGTTGGGGCCATGATGTACCACACCATCACGCTGACTCGGGAAGACCTAGAGAAGTTCAAGGCCTTACGGGTCATCGTTCGAATAGGCAGCGGCTACGACAACATTGACATCAAAGCTGCGGGGGAGCTTG GGATCGCCGTCTGCAACATCCCGTCGGCAGCGGTGGAGGAGACGGCCGACTCCACCATCTGCCACGTCCTCAACCTGTACCGCCGCAACACGTGGCTCTACCAGGCGCTGCGGGAAGGCACGAGGGTGCAGAGTGTGGAGCAGATCCGGGAAGTGGCCTCCGGAGCtgcccgcatccggggggagacGCTCGGCCTCATCGGCTTCG GTCGCACTGCGCAGGCGGTCGCGGTCCGAGCCAAGGCGTTCGGCTTCAACGTGATCTTTTACGACCCGTACCTGCAGGATGGGATTGAGAGGTCCCTGGGGGTCCAGCGGGTCTACACGCTGCAGGACCTGCTCTACCAGAGCGACTGCGTCTCGTTGCACTGTAACCTTAATGAACACAACCACCACCTTATCAACGACTTCACGATCAAGCAG ATGAGGCAGGGAGCGTTCCTGGTGAACACAGCACGCGGGGGGCTGGTGGACGAGAAGGCCTTAACCCAAGCCCTGAAGGAGGGACGGATACGAGGGGCTGCGCTCGACGTGCACGAGTCTGAACCATTCAG ttTTGCTCAAGGCCCATTGAAAGATGCTCCTAACTTAATCTGTACCCCGCACACGGCCTGGTACAGCGAGCAGGCGTCCCTGGAGATGAGAGAAGCTGCTGCTACTGAAATCCGGCGTGCCATCACAG GGCGCATCCCAGAAAGCCTAAGGAACTGCGTCAATAAGGAATTCTTTGTCACAACGGCTCCGTGGTCAGTAATAGATCAGCAAGCGATCCATCCGGAGCTCAATGGTGCCACGTACAG GTATCCCCCTGGGATGGTCAGTGTGGCACCGGGAGGAATACCGGCAGCTATGGAGGGCATCATTCCCGGCGGCATCCCTGTCACTCACAACCTCCCCACAGTGGCACATCCTTCCCAAGCGCCATCTCCGAACCAGCCCACGAAACACGGGGACAACAGGGAACATCCCAACGAGCAATAG